In one window of Streptomyces sp. FXJ1.172 DNA:
- a CDS encoding carbonic anhydrase has translation MAAPTLHPAQPSTPAAALGELLAGNARYAAGRPRRPYGGPAGRQPFAVIVGCVDCPVPPELVFDQGLGDLLCTRTAGQVLDEAVLGCVQYGVQELGIRLVLVLGHERCGAVAATLEHVRTGAAVPGHLELLVDEIAPAARRTRVWSGDWAEHTMRAHTAWVRDVIRADPAFGSAGVEAARCDLDTGVVSLLP, from the coding sequence ATGGCCGCGCCCACGCTCCACCCCGCACAGCCGTCCACTCCGGCCGCCGCGCTCGGCGAACTCCTCGCCGGCAACGCGCGCTACGCCGCCGGCCGCCCCCGCCGCCCGTACGGCGGCCCCGCCGGGCGGCAGCCGTTCGCGGTGATCGTCGGCTGCGTGGACTGCCCGGTGCCGCCGGAGCTGGTCTTCGACCAGGGGCTCGGGGACCTGCTGTGCACGAGGACGGCCGGCCAGGTGCTGGACGAGGCCGTGCTCGGCTGCGTCCAGTACGGCGTCCAGGAACTGGGCATCCGGCTGGTGCTGGTGCTCGGGCACGAGCGGTGCGGCGCGGTCGCCGCCACGCTGGAGCACGTGCGCACCGGGGCGGCCGTACCGGGGCATCTGGAGCTGCTGGTGGACGAGATCGCGCCCGCCGCCCGGCGCACCCGCGTGTGGTCCGGGGACTGGGCCGAGCACACGATGCGGGCGCACACCGCGTGGGTGCGGGACGTGATCCGCGCCGACCCGGCGTTCGGCTCCGCCGGGGTGGAGGCGGCGCGGTGCGACCTGGACACCGGGGTCGTCAGCCTGCTGCCCTGA
- a CDS encoding diaminopimelate decarboxylase codes for MRRDIEGRANGEAPEARQRAVRRDAAVRAAVEQRLIGPDAAVVGLLDVTGIRESAAALRAAFDTAVPPGTPVLHAFAVKAAPLVPVLRLLCEADLGAEAASPGELALARAAGVPAERTVLDAPAKTPAELREALALGIAVNADNPQELDRLDTLVHAAPTRSPLGIRVNPQLGGGSIRTTSTATATSKFGVGLRDEGAREWVVRAFLERPWLTRLHAHTGSQGIPLPLLGRGVAETYALAQEINARAGRQQVDTLDIGGGLPVDFTAEATAPTYAQYVRVLRQEVPGLFEGRYGLVTEFGRSLMARHGTVLARVEYAKSAGGRRIAVTHAGVQVATRTVFAPEAWPLRIAAYDAEGRPKRGPEVVQDVAGPACFSGDLLAEGRVLPELAQGDHAAALDTGAYCFAHHYAYNSLVRPGIYGFAPDGSGGVAFATVREPQTLAEVVAESGGAHADALTTLRAPGSR; via the coding sequence GTGCGGCGGGACATCGAGGGCCGGGCGAACGGCGAGGCACCCGAGGCGCGGCAGCGGGCCGTCCGGCGGGACGCGGCGGTGCGCGCCGCCGTGGAGCAGCGGCTGATCGGTCCGGACGCGGCCGTGGTGGGGCTGCTGGACGTGACCGGGATCCGGGAGTCGGCGGCGGCCCTGCGGGCGGCGTTCGACACGGCCGTGCCGCCCGGCACCCCGGTGCTGCACGCCTTCGCGGTGAAGGCCGCCCCGCTGGTGCCGGTGCTGCGACTGCTGTGCGAGGCGGACCTCGGCGCGGAGGCCGCGAGCCCGGGCGAGCTGGCACTGGCGCGGGCCGCGGGGGTGCCGGCGGAGCGGACGGTGCTGGACGCGCCCGCGAAGACCCCGGCCGAGCTGCGCGAGGCGCTGGCCCTGGGCATCGCCGTGAACGCCGACAACCCGCAGGAGCTGGACCGCCTCGACACCCTCGTCCACGCGGCGCCCACCCGCTCCCCGCTCGGCATCCGGGTCAATCCGCAGCTCGGCGGCGGCTCGATCCGGACGACCTCCACGGCGACGGCGACCTCGAAGTTCGGGGTGGGCCTGCGCGACGAGGGGGCGCGCGAGTGGGTCGTACGGGCGTTCCTGGAGCGGCCGTGGCTGACCCGGCTGCATGCGCACACCGGCTCGCAGGGCATCCCGCTGCCGCTGCTGGGGCGGGGCGTGGCGGAGACGTACGCGCTCGCGCAGGAGATCAACGCGCGCGCCGGGCGGCAACAGGTCGACACGCTCGACATCGGCGGCGGGCTGCCGGTGGACTTCACCGCGGAGGCGACGGCGCCGACGTACGCGCAGTACGTGCGGGTGCTGAGGCAGGAGGTGCCGGGGCTGTTCGAGGGGCGGTACGGGCTGGTGACGGAGTTCGGGCGCTCCCTCATGGCCCGGCACGGGACCGTGCTGGCGCGGGTGGAGTACGCCAAGAGCGCGGGCGGGCGGCGGATCGCGGTGACGCACGCGGGCGTACAGGTGGCGACGCGGACGGTGTTCGCGCCCGAGGCGTGGCCGCTCAGGATCGCCGCGTACGACGCCGAGGGGCGCCCCAAGCGGGGTCCGGAGGTGGTGCAGGACGTGGCGGGGCCGGCCTGCTTCTCGGGCGACCTGCTCGCCGAGGGACGGGTCCTGCCCGAGCTGGCGCAGGGCGACCACGCCGCGGCGCTGGACACCGGCGCGTACTGCTTCGCCCACCACTACGCCTACAACTCCCTTGTCCGGCCCGGGATCTACGGTTTCGCGCCGGACGGTTCGGGAGGCGTGGCCTTCGCGACCGTACGGGAGCCGCAGACCCTCGCCGAGGTGGTGGCGGAGTCCGGAGGAGCGCACGCGGACGCGCTCACCACCCTGCGGGCCCCCGGGAGCCGTTGA
- a CDS encoding allantoate amidohydrolase: MWRELLPIGRHPGSGGYRRHAWTGADAECRAWFREQAEARGLTYEADRNGNQWAWLGDPAAGDAVVTGSHLDSVPDGGAFDGPLGVVSSFAALDELRGRDVRFTRPLAIVNFGDEEGARFGLACVGSRLTAGQLTVEQAHRLTDGEGVTLPRAMEAAGYDPEGIGADPERLARIGAFVELHVEQGRALDLSGDRVGIASAIWPHGRWRFDFRGEANHAGTTRLADRRDPMLSYAETVLAARREARLAGAVATFGKISVEPNGVNAIPSLVRGWLDSRAADQDTLDTVVGGIEKAAREHADAQGVDLDVVRESFTPVVEFDHALRDELGRILGKDTGLTVPVLGTGAGHDAGILSGSIPTAMLFVRNPTGVSHSPAESADEDDCVAGVHALADVLEGLACR; the protein is encoded by the coding sequence ATGTGGCGGGAGCTGCTCCCCATCGGCCGTCACCCCGGCTCCGGCGGCTACCGGCGTCATGCCTGGACCGGCGCCGACGCCGAGTGCCGGGCCTGGTTCCGGGAACAGGCCGAGGCGCGCGGACTCACCTACGAGGCCGACCGGAATGGGAATCAGTGGGCCTGGCTCGGTGACCCGGCCGCCGGGGACGCCGTCGTCACCGGGTCGCATCTCGACTCCGTGCCGGACGGCGGGGCCTTCGACGGGCCGCTCGGGGTCGTGTCCTCCTTCGCCGCCCTCGACGAGCTGCGCGGCAGAGACGTGCGGTTCACCAGGCCCCTCGCCATCGTCAACTTCGGTGACGAGGAAGGGGCCCGGTTCGGGCTCGCCTGTGTCGGCTCCCGGCTCACCGCCGGACAGCTGACCGTCGAGCAGGCCCACAGGCTGACCGACGGGGAGGGGGTCACGCTCCCGCGGGCTATGGAGGCCGCCGGATACGACCCCGAGGGCATCGGGGCCGACCCCGAGCGGCTGGCCCGGATCGGTGCCTTCGTGGAACTGCACGTCGAACAGGGCCGCGCGCTGGACCTGTCCGGCGACCGGGTCGGCATCGCCAGTGCCATCTGGCCGCACGGCCGCTGGCGGTTCGACTTCCGGGGCGAGGCCAACCACGCCGGTACCACCCGGCTGGCGGACCGGCGCGACCCGATGCTGTCGTACGCCGAGACCGTGCTCGCCGCCCGCCGCGAGGCCCGGCTCGCCGGTGCCGTCGCCACCTTCGGCAAGATCTCCGTGGAGCCCAACGGGGTCAACGCCATCCCGTCCCTCGTACGCGGCTGGCTCGACTCCCGCGCCGCCGACCAGGACACCCTGGACACGGTGGTCGGCGGCATCGAGAAGGCGGCCCGGGAGCACGCGGACGCCCAGGGCGTCGATCTCGACGTCGTACGGGAGTCCTTCACACCCGTCGTCGAGTTCGACCACGCCCTGCGCGACGAACTCGGCCGCATCCTGGGCAAGGACACCGGACTGACCGTGCCCGTCCTCGGCACCGGGGCCGGACACGACGCCGGAATCCTCTCCGGGAGCATCCCGACCGCCATGCTGTTCGTGCGCAACCCCACCGGTGTCTCGCACTCCCCGGCGGAGTCCGCCGACGAGGACGACTGCGTGGCCGGGGTGCACGCACTGGCCGACGTACTGGAAGGGCTGGCCTGCAGGTGA
- a CDS encoding MurR/RpiR family transcriptional regulator, with protein sequence MSVDRSGGVADRTAPGEPSGATDSPAGRLQALFEGHRLTPTQRRIAHSMVRRAADVPFLSSVELAELAGVSQPSVTRFAVALGFDGYPALRKHLREVVPAEPAAEAGAFNEYQQAVEAEIENLRHLAELLADPRPVQKAGRILAASRPLPVLGLRAAASQAYGFCYFAAKVHPDVRLLDEGGTMIQDRVDAAVRAGASALLCFALPRHPREVVDTLAYAKDLGLTTVTVADSAFAPVAKHSDLLLPAAVGTGLAFDTACAPMLLGRVLLEAVCDDLPDAQARLEEFDTKAAARGLFVE encoded by the coding sequence ATGAGTGTGGACAGGAGCGGCGGGGTGGCTGACCGTACGGCACCTGGTGAGCCGTCCGGCGCCACGGACAGTCCCGCAGGCCGGCTGCAGGCGCTGTTCGAGGGGCACCGGCTCACCCCGACCCAGCGCCGGATCGCCCACAGCATGGTCCGGCGGGCCGCCGACGTGCCGTTCCTGTCCAGCGTGGAGCTGGCCGAACTGGCCGGGGTCAGCCAGCCCTCGGTGACCCGGTTCGCGGTCGCCCTCGGCTTCGACGGCTACCCGGCGCTGCGCAAGCACCTGCGCGAGGTCGTCCCCGCCGAACCGGCCGCCGAGGCGGGCGCGTTCAACGAGTACCAGCAGGCGGTCGAGGCCGAGATCGAGAACCTGAGGCACCTCGCCGAACTCCTCGCCGACCCGCGCCCGGTGCAGAAGGCCGGCCGCATCCTCGCCGCGTCCCGGCCGCTGCCGGTCCTCGGCCTGCGCGCGGCCGCCTCCCAGGCGTACGGCTTCTGCTACTTCGCCGCCAAGGTGCACCCGGACGTCCGGCTGCTCGACGAGGGCGGCACGATGATCCAGGACCGCGTCGACGCGGCCGTCCGCGCGGGCGCCTCGGCCCTGCTGTGCTTCGCGCTGCCCCGGCACCCGCGCGAGGTCGTCGACACCCTCGCCTACGCCAAGGACCTGGGGCTGACGACGGTCACGGTCGCCGACTCCGCGTTCGCGCCGGTCGCCAAGCACTCCGACCTGCTGCTGCCCGCCGCCGTCGGCACCGGGCTCGCCTTCGACACCGCGTGCGCGCCGATGCTGCTCGGCCGGGTGCTGCTGGAGGCGGTCTGCGACGACCTGCCGGACGCGCAGGCCCGGCTGGAGGAGTTCGACACGAAGGCGGCGGCCCGGGGTCTGTTCGTGGAGTGA
- the hutU gene encoding urocanate hydratase: MSGPRPVRAPRGTELSALGWQQEAALRMLQNNLDPEVAEHPDKLVVYGGTGKAARDWRSFDAMVRTLKTLKQDETMLVQSGRPVGVMQTHEWAPRVLIANSNLVGDWANWEEFRRLEALGLTMYGQMTAGSWIYIGTQGILQGTYETFAAVAAKKFNGTLAGTITLTAGLGGMGGAQPLAVTMNDGVAICIDCDPRAIERRIEHRYLDVKADSLDHALQLATEARDARRPLSIGVLGNAAELVPQLLAMNAPVDIVTDQTSAHDPLSYLPVGVAFEDMADAAAKDPAGFTTRARESMAKHVEAMVGFLDAGAEVFDYGNSIRGEAQLAGYDRAFAFPGFVPAYIRPLFCEGKGPFRWAALSGDPADIARTDKAILELFPENESLARWIKLAGERVHFQGLPARICWLGYGERDKAGERFNDMVASGELTAPLAIGRDHLDCGSVASPYRETEAMLDGSDAIADWPLLNAMVNVASGASWVSIHHGGGVGMGRSIHAGQVTVADGTKLGGEKIRRVLTNDPGMGVIRHVDAGYDIAESVAQERGVRVPMREGDEA, translated from the coding sequence ATGTCGGGACCCCGCCCCGTACGAGCACCGCGCGGCACGGAACTGAGCGCCCTGGGATGGCAGCAGGAAGCCGCGCTGCGGATGCTGCAGAACAACCTCGACCCCGAGGTCGCCGAGCACCCCGACAAGCTCGTCGTCTACGGCGGCACCGGCAAGGCCGCCCGTGACTGGCGCTCCTTCGACGCGATGGTCCGCACCCTGAAGACCCTCAAGCAGGACGAGACCATGCTGGTCCAGTCCGGCCGCCCGGTCGGCGTGATGCAGACCCACGAATGGGCCCCGCGCGTCCTCATCGCCAACTCCAACCTGGTCGGCGACTGGGCCAACTGGGAGGAGTTCCGCCGCCTGGAGGCCCTCGGCCTGACCATGTACGGCCAGATGACGGCCGGCTCCTGGATCTACATCGGCACCCAGGGGATCCTCCAGGGCACCTACGAGACCTTCGCCGCCGTCGCCGCGAAGAAGTTCAACGGCACCCTCGCGGGCACGATCACCCTCACCGCCGGCCTCGGCGGCATGGGCGGCGCCCAGCCCCTCGCCGTGACCATGAACGACGGCGTCGCCATCTGCATCGACTGCGACCCGCGCGCCATCGAGCGCCGCATCGAGCACCGCTACCTGGACGTGAAGGCCGACTCGCTGGACCACGCGCTCCAGCTGGCCACCGAGGCCCGCGACGCCCGCCGCCCGCTGTCCATCGGCGTCCTCGGCAACGCCGCCGAGCTGGTCCCGCAGCTCCTCGCGATGAACGCCCCGGTCGACATCGTCACCGACCAGACCTCGGCGCACGACCCGCTGTCGTACCTGCCGGTCGGTGTGGCCTTCGAGGACATGGCCGACGCCGCCGCGAAGGACCCGGCCGGCTTCACCACGCGTGCGCGCGAGTCCATGGCCAAGCACGTCGAGGCAATGGTCGGCTTCCTGGACGCCGGCGCCGAGGTCTTCGACTACGGCAACTCCATCCGCGGCGAGGCCCAACTGGCGGGCTACGACCGGGCGTTCGCCTTCCCCGGCTTCGTCCCCGCCTACATCCGCCCGCTCTTCTGCGAGGGCAAGGGCCCGTTCCGCTGGGCCGCGCTGTCCGGCGACCCCGCCGACATCGCCAGGACCGACAAGGCGATCCTGGAACTGTTCCCCGAGAACGAGTCCCTGGCCCGCTGGATCAAGCTGGCCGGCGAGCGCGTCCACTTCCAGGGCCTGCCCGCGCGCATCTGCTGGCTCGGCTACGGCGAGCGCGACAAGGCCGGCGAGCGCTTCAACGACATGGTGGCCTCCGGCGAGCTGACCGCTCCGCTGGCGATCGGCCGCGACCACCTGGACTGCGGGTCGGTGGCCTCGCCGTACCGCGAGACCGAGGCCATGCTCGACGGCTCCGACGCCATCGCCGACTGGCCGCTGCTGAACGCCATGGTGAACGTGGCCTCCGGTGCGTCCTGGGTGTCCATCCACCACGGTGGCGGCGTGGGCATGGGGCGGTCCATCCACGCCGGGCAGGTGACGGTGGCCGACGGCACGAAGCTGGGCGGCGAGAAGATCCGGCGCGTGCTCACCAACGACCCCGGTATGGGTGTCATCCGGCACGTGGACGCCGGGTACGACATCGCGGAGTCCGTCGCGCAGGAGCGCGGGGTCCGGGTGCCGATGCGTGAGGGTGACGAGGCGTGA
- a CDS encoding formimidoylglutamate deiminase, whose protein sequence is MTKATYWLEHAWLGTNVEPGVALATEDGRISAVRTDVPAPPPGAEVLRGLTLPGLANAHSHAFHRALRGTVQVGSGTFWTWREVMYSVADRLTPETYHRLARAVYAEMALAGITAVGEFHYVHHAPGGTPYADPNAMGEALIAAAAEAGIRITLLDTCYLSAAIVNKHSGEAPNTHQLRFSDGSAEAWAARCAVLKERDHARIGAAIHSVRAVPADQLATVAGWAQERRAPLHVHLSEQTAENEACQAAHGCTPTRLLADHGVLGPRTTGVHNTHLTDEDIALLGESGTGTCMCPTTERDLADGIGPAVALQRAGSPLCLGSDSHAVIDLLEEARAMELNERLRTRTRGHWTANALLRAATADGHAALGWDEAGTLEAGALADFTTIALDSVRTAGPLPRLGAETAVFAASGADVRHTVVGGRHVVRDGAHTLVPDVPQALAAAVEALRG, encoded by the coding sequence GTGACCAAGGCGACCTACTGGCTGGAGCACGCCTGGCTCGGCACCAACGTCGAGCCGGGCGTGGCCCTCGCCACCGAGGACGGGCGGATCAGCGCCGTCCGCACCGACGTCCCCGCCCCGCCGCCCGGCGCCGAGGTGCTGCGCGGCCTGACCCTGCCCGGCCTCGCCAACGCCCACAGCCATGCCTTCCACCGGGCGCTGCGCGGCACCGTCCAGGTCGGCTCCGGGACCTTCTGGACCTGGCGCGAGGTGATGTACTCCGTCGCCGACCGGCTGACCCCGGAGACCTACCACCGGCTCGCCCGCGCGGTGTACGCCGAGATGGCCCTCGCCGGCATCACGGCCGTCGGCGAGTTCCACTACGTGCACCACGCCCCGGGCGGCACCCCGTACGCCGACCCCAACGCCATGGGCGAGGCGCTGATCGCGGCCGCCGCCGAGGCCGGTATCCGGATCACCCTCCTCGACACCTGCTACCTCTCCGCCGCCATCGTGAACAAGCACAGCGGCGAGGCCCCCAACACCCACCAGCTCCGCTTCTCGGACGGCAGCGCCGAGGCGTGGGCCGCACGCTGTGCAGTTCTCAAGGAGCGGGATCACGCGCGGATCGGGGCGGCGATTCACTCCGTACGGGCCGTGCCCGCCGACCAGTTGGCGACCGTGGCCGGATGGGCGCAGGAGCGGCGGGCCCCGCTGCATGTGCACCTGTCCGAGCAGACCGCCGAGAACGAGGCCTGCCAGGCCGCCCACGGGTGCACGCCGACCCGGCTGCTGGCCGACCACGGCGTCCTCGGGCCGCGCACCACCGGGGTGCACAACACCCACCTCACCGACGAGGACATCGCCCTGCTCGGCGAGTCGGGCACCGGCACCTGCATGTGCCCGACGACCGAGCGGGACCTGGCGGACGGCATCGGCCCCGCCGTCGCCCTCCAGCGGGCGGGCTCCCCGCTCTGTCTAGGCTCCGACAGCCACGCCGTCATCGACCTGCTCGAAGAGGCGCGCGCGATGGAGCTGAACGAGCGGCTGCGCACCCGCACCCGGGGCCACTGGACGGCGAACGCCCTGCTCAGGGCCGCCACCGCCGACGGACACGCGGCCCTCGGCTGGGACGAGGCCGGCACCCTCGAGGCCGGGGCGCTCGCCGACTTCACGACGATCGCCCTCGACTCGGTCAGGACAGCGGGCCCGCTGCCCAGGCTGGGCGCCGAGACGGCCGTATTCGCGGCGAGCGGGGCGGACGTACGGCATACGGTCGTGGGCGGGCGGCACGTCGTACGCGACGGGGCGCACACCCTCGTGCCGGACGTGCCGCAGGCGCTGGCCGCCGCCGTCGAAGCCCTGCGCGGCTGA
- a CDS encoding aromatic amino acid ammonia-lyase, with amino-acid sequence MSSRIADLSESMPAVPSARSATVVLDGFGLGVADVVRLADGRARPTPAPGALLRAQESWNAARRIAATGRVYGRSTGVGANRNVDVPTEAAAGHGLRLLRSHAGAIGAELPARQVRAALAVRANQLLAGGAGLRPSVITALCEALATGAYPVVNEFGSVGTGDIAALAQVGLALAGEHPWRGSGAPAPQPLDNNDALALISSNALTLGQSALALHELRGLIGATQVVAALSLLAVDGSHEAYAAPVHAARPHRGSTEVARRMRELIGAADRPAPPLGRIQDPYGFRCLPQIHGPAHDAADALEEVLAVEINAAAENPLIAPEDLAAYHHGGFYAAQLALALDHFRLALTQVARLSTSRLSTLNEPACTRLRPFLADHEPASSGVMILEYAAGAALGDLRAFSAPASLGHAVLSRGVEEQASFASLAARQTLRACGAYRLVAGCELVAAVRALRQRDLRPDPGLPAGQAFALAASVLDGDPADRPLTDDVTAAAALLDRFTDIWRGSVS; translated from the coding sequence ATGTCGTCTCGCATCGCGGACCTGTCGGAGTCCATGCCGGCCGTGCCGTCCGCGCGCTCCGCGACCGTGGTCCTCGACGGCTTCGGACTCGGCGTCGCGGACGTCGTACGCCTCGCCGACGGGAGGGCGCGGCCGACTCCCGCGCCCGGGGCGCTGCTGCGGGCGCAGGAGTCCTGGAACGCCGCCCGGCGGATCGCGGCAACCGGACGTGTCTACGGCCGGTCCACCGGTGTGGGCGCCAACCGGAACGTGGACGTTCCCACCGAGGCCGCCGCCGGCCACGGCCTGCGCCTGCTGCGCAGCCACGCCGGCGCCATCGGTGCGGAACTCCCCGCCCGGCAGGTGCGCGCGGCGCTCGCCGTCCGCGCCAACCAACTGCTGGCCGGGGGCGCCGGACTGCGGCCGAGTGTGATCACCGCGCTGTGCGAGGCGCTGGCGACGGGCGCGTATCCGGTCGTCAACGAGTTCGGCTCCGTCGGCACCGGCGACATCGCGGCCCTTGCCCAGGTCGGCCTCGCGCTCGCCGGGGAGCACCCCTGGCGCGGCTCCGGCGCCCCCGCCCCACAGCCCCTGGACAACAACGACGCCCTCGCCCTGATCAGCAGCAACGCCCTCACTCTCGGCCAGTCCGCGCTCGCCCTGCACGAACTGCGCGGGCTCATCGGCGCCACCCAGGTCGTCGCGGCCCTGTCCCTGCTCGCCGTCGACGGCTCCCACGAGGCGTACGCCGCCCCCGTGCACGCCGCCCGCCCGCACCGGGGCAGCACCGAGGTGGCCCGGCGGATGCGGGAGCTGATCGGCGCCGCCGACCGGCCGGCCCCGCCGCTCGGCCGGATCCAGGACCCCTACGGCTTCCGCTGCCTGCCCCAGATCCACGGCCCCGCGCACGACGCGGCCGACGCGCTGGAAGAGGTCCTGGCCGTGGAGATCAACGCGGCCGCCGAGAACCCGCTCATCGCGCCCGAGGACCTCGCCGCGTACCACCACGGCGGCTTCTACGCGGCCCAGCTCGCCCTCGCCCTGGACCACTTCAGGCTCGCGCTCACCCAGGTGGCCCGGCTGTCCACGTCCCGTCTGTCCACGCTCAACGAGCCCGCCTGCACCCGGCTGCGGCCCTTCCTCGCCGACCACGAGCCGGCCTCCTCGGGCGTGATGATCCTGGAGTACGCGGCCGGCGCCGCCCTCGGTGACCTGCGGGCCTTCTCCGCGCCCGCCTCGCTCGGCCACGCTGTACTCTCCCGGGGCGTCGAGGAACAGGCGAGCTTCGCCTCGCTCGCCGCGCGGCAGACCCTGCGCGCGTGCGGTGCGTATCGTCTGGTGGCCGGCTGCGAACTCGTCGCCGCCGTCCGCGCGCTGCGCCAGCGCGACCTGCGGCCCGACCCGGGGCTGCCGGCCGGCCAGGCCTTCGCGCTCGCCGCGTCGGTCCTCGACGGCGACCCGGCCGACCGGCCGCTCACGGACGACGTGACGGCGGCGGCCGCACTGCTCGACCGGTTCACGGACATCTGGAGGGGGAGCGTGTCATGA
- the hutI gene encoding imidazolonepropionase, translating into MSSSTVITNIATLVTNDPSLGDNSPLGLIQDAAVVIDGDRIAWTGESSKAPATDNRVDAGGRAVLPGFVDSHSHLVFAGDRTQEFNARMSGRSYTAGGIRTTVAATRAASDADLEANLTHYLAEALRQGTTTFETKSGYGLTVEDESRALRLAARHTDEVTYLGAHIVSPDYADDPAAYVALVTGEMLDACAPHARWIDVFCEKGAFDGDQARAVLTAGRAKGLHPRIHANQLSYGPGVQLAVELDAASADHCTHLTDADVDALANSATVATLLPGAEFSTRAEWPDARRLLDAGATVALSTDCNPGSSFTSSVPFCIALAVRDMRMTPDEAVWSATAGGAAALRRTDIGRLTPGALADLTLLDAPSHVHLAYRPGVPLVSGVWRRGVRVV; encoded by the coding sequence ATGAGCAGCAGCACCGTCATCACCAACATCGCCACGCTGGTCACCAACGACCCCTCCCTCGGTGACAACTCCCCTCTCGGTCTGATCCAGGACGCGGCCGTGGTCATCGACGGCGACCGCATCGCGTGGACCGGTGAATCCAGCAAAGCACCCGCCACTGACAATCGGGTCGACGCGGGCGGCCGGGCGGTGCTGCCGGGCTTCGTCGACTCCCACTCGCACCTGGTGTTCGCGGGCGACCGCACGCAGGAGTTCAACGCCCGCATGTCCGGCCGCTCCTACACGGCCGGCGGCATCCGCACCACGGTCGCCGCCACCCGCGCCGCGAGCGACGCGGACCTGGAGGCGAACCTGACCCACTACCTGGCGGAGGCGCTCCGCCAGGGCACCACCACCTTCGAGACGAAGTCCGGCTACGGCCTGACCGTCGAGGACGAGTCCCGCGCGCTGCGCCTCGCGGCCAGGCACACCGACGAGGTGACGTACCTCGGCGCGCACATCGTCTCCCCGGACTACGCCGACGACCCGGCGGCCTATGTCGCCCTGGTCACCGGCGAGATGCTGGACGCCTGCGCGCCGCACGCCCGCTGGATCGACGTGTTCTGCGAGAAGGGCGCCTTCGACGGCGACCAGGCCCGCGCGGTCCTCACCGCCGGCAGGGCGAAGGGCCTGCACCCCCGCATCCACGCCAACCAGCTCTCCTACGGCCCCGGCGTCCAGCTCGCGGTCGAACTGGACGCGGCCAGCGCCGACCACTGCACACACCTCACGGACGCGGACGTGGACGCCCTGGCGAACAGCGCCACGGTCGCCACCCTCCTCCCCGGCGCCGAGTTCTCCACCCGCGCCGAGTGGCCGGACGCCCGCCGCCTCCTCGACGCCGGCGCGACGGTCGCCTTGTCCACCGACTGCAACCCGGGTTCGTCCTTCACCTCCTCGGTCCCCTTCTGCATCGCCCTCGCCGTCCGCGACATGCGGATGACGCCCGACGAGGCGGTCTGGTCGGCCACGGCGGGCGGCGCGGCGGCCCTGCGCCGCACCGACATCGGCCGCCTGACCCCCGGCGCCCTCGCCGACCTGACCCTCCTGGACGCCCCCAGCCACGTCCACCTTGCCTACCGGCCGGGCGTACCGCTGGTCAGCGGGGTCTGGCGGCGGGGAGTACGGGTGGTCTGA
- a CDS encoding roadblock/LC7 domain-containing protein — protein sequence MVSEEDLQTVLEELRRLRARVPQLTGALAAGVDGLVVAHDTPGVDPEGLAALTAAALGVAVRVSDATGHGGLRELLVRGEGGYVATYAAGRTAVLTLLAEGRVNVGRLHLEGRRAAARIGELLDAAEAAARATARPATRTAPARTRTTRTPRATATEARTATDS from the coding sequence ATCGTGTCCGAGGAGGACCTCCAGACCGTCCTGGAGGAGCTGCGCCGGCTGCGGGCCCGGGTGCCGCAGCTCACCGGCGCCCTGGCGGCGGGCGTCGACGGGCTCGTCGTCGCCCATGACACCCCCGGAGTCGACCCGGAGGGCCTCGCCGCGCTCACCGCCGCCGCGCTCGGCGTCGCCGTACGGGTCAGCGACGCCACCGGGCACGGCGGTCTGCGCGAGCTGCTGGTGCGCGGCGAGGGCGGCTATGTCGCCACCTACGCGGCCGGCCGCACCGCCGTGCTGACCCTGCTCGCCGAGGGCCGGGTCAACGTCGGCCGGCTGCACCTCGAGGGCCGCCGGGCCGCCGCCCGGATCGGGGAGCTGCTCGACGCCGCCGAGGCCGCCGCCCGGGCCACCGCACGCCCGGCCACCCGCACCGCACCCGCCCGGACCCGTACCACCCGCACACCCCGCGCCACGGCCACCGAGGCGCGCACCGCAACCGACAGTTGA